One Deferribacterota bacterium DNA segment encodes these proteins:
- the pyrR gene encoding bifunctional pyr operon transcriptional regulator/uracil phosphoribosyltransferase PyrR, which produces MSEVELLNKYELNNIIEKIVKYVINTINKENNIDSVAVIGIKTRGAILADRIKNITKRDFNIELDTGYIDITLYRDDFTELTKLPVMHQTEIDFDVDGRKIILVDDVIFTGRTVRSALDAIIDLGRPKKIYLAVIVDKNHRELPIQPDFTGKFFKTDINDIINVKLEEIDSIDSVTLSKR; this is translated from the coding sequence ATGAGTGAAGTTGAGCTTTTAAATAAGTATGAATTAAATAATATAATTGAAAAAATAGTAAAATATGTGATTAATACTATAAATAAAGAGAATAATATAGATAGTGTCGCGGTTATCGGTATTAAAACAAGAGGGGCAATACTTGCTGATAGAATAAAGAATATAACAAAAAGAGATTTTAACATTGAGTTAGATACTGGCTATATTGATATCACACTATACAGAGATGATTTTACAGAATTAACTAAACTACCAGTTATGCATCAAACAGAAATAGATTTTGATGTTGATGGCAGAAAAATTATACTTGTTGATGATGTTATATTTACAGGAAGAACAGTTAGATCAGCATTAGATGCTATTATTGACTTAGGTAGACCAAAAAAAATATATTTAGCAGTTATAGTTGATAAAAACCATAGAGAGCTTCCCATACAACCGGATTTTACAGGTAAATTTTTTAAAACTGATATAAATGACATAATAAATGTTAAATTGGAAGAGATTGATAGTATAGATTCTGTTACACTATCAAAAAGATAA